In the genome of Carnobacterium viridans, one region contains:
- a CDS encoding putative glycoside hydrolase, whose protein sequence is MKKSASFWLGLLATASIGFAPLAASAEENSESSLLEINPEPILSTPAEFPSQFTYNSGITIEYPENGVKGIYVTAYSAGGTDKMKDLIQFVNTNGLNAMVIDVKDDVGKMTMDLQSENEIVQKSTEEFVTDPAAMMKQLEENKVYPIARVVVFKDTLLAEARPELSFKKADGSVWKNGNGDAFVNPFSKDVWDYNVEVAKQAAKMGFKEIQFDYVRFPEGFENESDSLTYTRGDYETSELDDVQQRVEAVTDFVEYAREELKPYGVEVSVDIFGYAATVPEAPGIGQNFAKISENVDVISSMIYPSHWNSYFGISKPDLEPYKLVAEYMKVENNLLAGLDTPPQSRPWIQDFTASYLGAGNYQNYGAPQVEDQIRALHDAGVNEFLLWDASNTYTEGVNYNME, encoded by the coding sequence ATGAAAAAAAGTGCATCATTTTGGCTTGGGTTACTAGCAACGGCGAGTATTGGTTTCGCTCCTCTTGCAGCATCAGCCGAAGAAAATTCTGAATCAAGTTTATTAGAAATCAACCCAGAACCTATCCTTAGTACACCCGCTGAGTTCCCTTCACAGTTCACTTACAATAGTGGCATCACTATTGAGTATCCTGAGAACGGCGTAAAGGGAATTTACGTAACAGCTTATTCAGCTGGTGGAACAGATAAAATGAAAGATTTGATTCAATTTGTTAATACCAATGGACTAAATGCTATGGTCATCGATGTCAAAGACGATGTTGGAAAAATGACAATGGATCTTCAATCTGAAAATGAGATTGTCCAAAAAAGTACTGAAGAGTTTGTGACTGATCCAGCAGCAATGATGAAACAATTGGAAGAAAATAAAGTTTACCCTATCGCTCGTGTTGTTGTCTTTAAAGACACTTTATTAGCTGAAGCTAGACCAGAACTTTCTTTCAAAAAAGCGGATGGCAGTGTTTGGAAAAATGGCAATGGCGATGCTTTTGTTAATCCTTTTTCTAAAGACGTTTGGGACTATAACGTTGAAGTGGCCAAGCAAGCTGCAAAAATGGGTTTCAAGGAAATTCAATTCGACTATGTTCGTTTCCCAGAAGGTTTTGAAAATGAAAGTGATTCATTGACCTATACACGCGGAGATTATGAAACAAGTGAATTAGACGATGTTCAACAACGCGTTGAAGCAGTAACTGATTTTGTTGAATACGCTCGCGAAGAGTTAAAACCGTATGGCGTTGAAGTATCTGTAGATATTTTTGGTTATGCAGCTACAGTTCCCGAAGCTCCTGGTATTGGGCAAAACTTTGCTAAAATATCAGAAAATGTTGATGTCATTTCATCTATGATCTATCCAAGTCACTGGAATTCTTACTTTGGTATCAGCAAACCTGATTTAGAACCTTATAAATTAGTGGCTGAATACATGAAAGTAGAAAACAACTTGTTAGCAGGCTTAGATACGCCTCCTCAATCTAGACCTTGGATACAAGATTTCACAGCTTCATACTTAGGCGCGGGAAACTACCAAAACTATGGTGCCCCACAAGTCGAAGACCAAATTAGAGCTTTACATGATGCTGGCGTAAATGAATTTTTACTATGGGATGCATCTAACACCTATACTGAAGGCGTTAATTACAATATGGAATAA
- a CDS encoding polysaccharide deacetylase family protein codes for MKTILLGVSLMSALILSGCQTSDPSADNSSTSSLASNTSESQSSSTEESFTSEESSEVQSSVESSDKQEAFRYHINPTTSVVEPNDEATDSKVALLTFDDSPDQHAVEIAEQLKAINAPAIFFVNGMYIESDEGKAKLKQIYDMGFEIGNHTQTHPNLSTISSEEQREEILQTNQLIYEVTGEKPRFFRAPHGVTTETSDAVIAQEDMVSMNWTYGYDWEADYQTSEALSDIMLNTEYLNNGANLLMHDRSWTNEAVISIAEGLIEKGYTLVDPNLIESPEREE; via the coding sequence ATGAAAACAATTCTTTTAGGAGTATCTCTTATGAGTGCTCTTATTTTAAGCGGCTGTCAAACTTCTGATCCGTCAGCTGACAATTCAAGCACTTCTTCGCTTGCTTCTAACACAAGCGAGTCTCAATCGAGTAGTACAGAAGAATCTTTTACAAGTGAAGAAAGTAGTGAAGTTCAAAGTTCAGTAGAGTCTTCTGATAAGCAAGAAGCATTTCGGTATCATATCAACCCAACTACCTCAGTCGTAGAACCGAACGATGAGGCCACTGATTCTAAAGTAGCTCTTTTGACTTTTGACGATTCTCCTGATCAACATGCCGTAGAAATAGCTGAGCAATTGAAAGCAATCAATGCACCTGCCATCTTCTTTGTTAACGGTATGTACATAGAATCAGATGAAGGTAAAGCTAAACTGAAACAAATTTATGATATGGGATTTGAAATTGGAAATCATACCCAAACACACCCAAACTTAAGTACCATCAGTTCAGAAGAACAACGGGAAGAAATTTTACAGACCAATCAATTGATTTATGAAGTAACTGGTGAAAAACCACGTTTCTTTCGTGCCCCTCATGGTGTAACAACGGAAACATCTGATGCTGTTATAGCCCAAGAAGATATGGTTTCAATGAATTGGACGTATGGATACGATTGGGAAGCAGATTACCAAACAAGTGAAGCTTTATCCGATATTATGTTAAACACGGAGTACCTAAACAATGGAGCTAACCTATTGATGCATGATCGTTCATGGACGAATGAAGCGGTTATTTCTATTGCTGAAGGCTTAATCGAAAAAGGGTATACCCTAGTTGACCCTAATCTTATTGAATCACCTGAAAGAGAGGAATAA
- a CDS encoding YkyA family protein: protein MKKRYLVTNLFAVSLFLTACGNDDVAKALETTTSVETQNEQIVNDLNAISEQEKGLQSTFETTLSEDDTLSTLADKSSAVFENIETRSTSLSELKETISTMKEKQVLLEEETSDKLPQEELTALSTNIEELTANLEKYIAHYKTVLDEQETYFSDLGKEDATYETLTAGIETINNSDTETKALLTKLDQQLVAVQDAQAKSTASLNELNESSK, encoded by the coding sequence ATGAAAAAAAGATATTTAGTCACAAATTTGTTTGCTGTTTCATTATTTTTGACAGCTTGCGGCAACGATGACGTTGCAAAAGCATTGGAAACCACCACATCTGTTGAGACTCAAAATGAACAGATTGTAAATGACTTAAATGCCATTTCAGAACAAGAAAAAGGTTTACAGAGTACGTTTGAAACGACGCTTTCTGAAGACGACACATTAAGTACTTTAGCAGATAAGTCTTCTGCTGTTTTTGAAAATATTGAGACCCGTTCCACTTCTCTTTCCGAACTAAAAGAAACGATTTCTACTATGAAAGAAAAACAAGTTCTCTTAGAAGAAGAAACAAGTGATAAACTGCCGCAAGAAGAACTAACGGCTCTATCAACAAACATAGAAGAACTGACTGCTAACTTAGAGAAGTACATCGCTCATTATAAAACAGTGTTAGACGAACAGGAAACCTATTTTTCAGATTTAGGAAAAGAAGATGCCACATATGAAACCCTTACTGCAGGTATAGAAACTATTAATAACTCTGATACTGAAACAAAAGCATTGTTGACTAAACTTGATCAACAACTTGTTGCCGTACAGGATGCTCAAGCTAAATCTACAGCGTCTCTTAACGAATTAAACGAATCATCTAAATAA
- the lspA gene encoding signal peptidase II: MFIYYILAAIIVAVDQFTKFLTVQNIDLYEIVEVVPNVLSWMYIQNDGAAWSILEGQMWFFYIITIIVIGVVVYYLQKYGKQSRLFSIALALILAGSIGNFIDRIRLEYVIDMVRLEFINFPIFNVADMSLSIGVFLMIIFVFIDERNEKKKH; this comes from the coding sequence ATGTTCATATATTATATCTTGGCAGCCATCATTGTGGCCGTTGATCAGTTTACTAAATTTTTAACCGTGCAAAATATTGACTTATATGAAATTGTAGAAGTTGTTCCAAATGTCTTATCGTGGATGTACATTCAAAATGACGGAGCTGCTTGGAGTATTTTAGAAGGCCAAATGTGGTTCTTTTATATTATAACGATTATTGTGATTGGCGTGGTTGTTTATTATTTGCAAAAATATGGCAAACAAAGTCGGTTATTTTCAATTGCTTTAGCACTTATTTTAGCTGGTTCAATAGGGAATTTTATTGATCGTATTCGATTGGAATATGTTATCGACATGGTTCGATTGGAATTTATTAATTTTCCGATTTTCAATGTAGCCGATATGTCTTTAAGTATCGGAGTATTCTTAATGATTATTTTTGTTTTCATAGACGAAAGAAATGAAAAAAAGAAACACTAA
- a CDS encoding RluA family pseudouridine synthase → MLQEHNFIINEESGRLDKVLTDLLPSITRSHIQQWIKEGNVSVNGEKLKANYKVQQGDEIAIIEPELVSLEVLAENIPIEIVYQDEDVVVVNKPQGMVVHPSAGHQTGTLVNALMYHITDLSGINGTIRPGIVHRIDKDTSGLLMVAKNDAAHEKLAAQLKDKTSLREYIALVHGVIPHEKGTIDAPLGRSKQDRKKQDIIDGGRSAVTHFTVLERFKDFTLVSLKLETGRTHQIRVHMKYIGYPLAGDPIYGPRKTLEGKGQFLHATTLGFKHPTSGEFLTFEAPLPKLFEDTLNNLRNM, encoded by the coding sequence ATGTTACAAGAACACAACTTTATTATCAATGAAGAATCAGGTCGCTTAGATAAGGTCTTAACAGACTTATTGCCGTCTATTACACGTTCACACATCCAACAATGGATCAAAGAGGGAAATGTGTCTGTCAATGGAGAAAAATTGAAAGCCAATTACAAAGTACAACAAGGAGACGAGATTGCTATCATTGAACCAGAACTTGTTTCTTTAGAGGTACTTGCAGAAAATATTCCAATTGAAATCGTTTATCAAGATGAAGATGTTGTAGTCGTAAATAAACCACAAGGAATGGTCGTTCATCCTTCTGCTGGTCATCAAACAGGAACATTAGTAAACGCATTGATGTACCACATCACTGATTTGTCTGGTATCAACGGAACAATACGTCCTGGAATCGTTCATCGTATCGATAAGGATACTTCAGGTTTACTAATGGTTGCTAAAAATGATGCTGCACATGAAAAATTAGCTGCTCAATTAAAAGACAAAACGTCTTTAAGAGAATACATTGCTTTAGTTCATGGTGTGATTCCTCATGAAAAAGGAACAATCGATGCTCCACTTGGCCGTTCAAAACAAGACCGCAAAAAACAAGATATCATTGATGGAGGAAGATCAGCCGTAACACATTTTACTGTTCTTGAACGCTTTAAAGATTTTACATTGGTTTCATTAAAATTAGAAACGGGTAGAACACATCAAATTCGTGTGCACATGAAATATATTGGTTATCCTTTAGCAGGAGATCCAATATACGGACCAAGAAAAACACTAGAAGGCAAGGGTCAATTCTTGCATGCAACGACATTAGGTTTTAAACACCCAACGTCTGGTGAATTCCTTACTTTTGAAGCACCATTACCGAAGTTGTTTGAAGATACATTAAATAACTTAAGAAATATGTAA
- the pyrR gene encoding bifunctional pyr operon transcriptional regulator/uracil phosphoribosyltransferase PyrR: MSIKSEVEVVDQAAVKRALTRITYEIIERNKGIEDLVLIGIKTRGIYLARRIAERMKQLENVEIPVGELDISLYRDDVHEANSSNEPMIKGSNIPVSIEGKQVILVDDVLFTGRTIRAALDALMDIGRPSKISVAVLVDRGHRELPIRADFVGKNIPTSLEEQIKVGVQELDGEDHVLIQK, translated from the coding sequence ATGTCAATCAAATCTGAAGTAGAAGTAGTCGATCAAGCTGCTGTCAAACGCGCGTTGACTCGAATCACTTATGAAATCATTGAAAGAAACAAAGGAATTGAAGATTTGGTTCTAATTGGAATCAAAACTCGCGGCATTTATCTTGCAAGACGAATTGCTGAACGCATGAAACAGTTGGAAAATGTGGAGATTCCAGTGGGTGAATTAGATATTTCACTTTATAGAGATGATGTCCATGAGGCGAACAGCAGTAATGAACCGATGATAAAAGGATCGAATATTCCAGTTTCAATCGAAGGCAAGCAAGTCATTTTAGTTGATGACGTATTGTTTACTGGCCGGACGATTCGGGCTGCGCTAGATGCGCTGATGGACATTGGTCGCCCGAGTAAAATCTCTGTAGCCGTATTAGTTGACAGAGGGCATAGAGAATTGCCAATTCGTGCCGATTTCGTTGGGAAAAATATTCCAACTTCCTTAGAGGAACAAATTAAAGTTGGTGTTCAAGAACTAGATGGCGAAGATCATGTGCTCATCCAAAAATAA
- a CDS encoding aspartate carbamoyltransferase catalytic subunit, with translation MQKIAATIALDHFVSVEDLTNEEVLTLIKRASQFKKGTISAQVMEPLYAVNLFFENSTRTHKSFEMAEKKLGIEIIDFEPSTSSIKKGESLYDTVLTMSALGTEIAVIRDSKEAFYTELINSPSIKCSIINGGDGTGQHPSQCLLDLMTIYEEYGHFDGLKVAIIGDLKHSRVAKSNMHMLKRLGAEVLFSGPTEWMDDSFTEYGRYAALDDLVYEADVIMLLRVQHERHESYNDALITSYLDQYGINELREKNMKPSAILMHPAPVNRDVELQSSLVECERSRIVAQMSNGVFARMAILEAIIAGRTKNKTTL, from the coding sequence ATGCAAAAAATTGCTGCAACAATTGCTTTAGACCATTTTGTCTCAGTAGAAGATCTAACAAATGAAGAGGTTCTAACGTTGATTAAACGGGCCTCACAATTTAAAAAAGGAACGATCTCTGCTCAAGTGATGGAACCACTCTATGCGGTGAATTTATTCTTTGAGAATAGTACACGCACTCACAAAAGTTTTGAAATGGCTGAAAAAAAATTGGGCATCGAAATCATTGACTTTGAACCTTCTACAAGCAGCATCAAAAAAGGAGAGAGCCTTTACGACACGGTATTAACCATGTCAGCACTTGGAACGGAAATTGCCGTTATTCGTGACAGTAAAGAAGCTTTTTATACGGAACTGATCAATAGCCCATCCATTAAATGTTCCATTATTAACGGCGGAGACGGAACAGGACAACACCCTAGCCAATGTTTATTGGACTTAATGACCATTTACGAAGAATACGGCCATTTTGATGGCTTAAAAGTCGCTATCATTGGAGACTTAAAGCATTCCAGAGTAGCTAAATCAAACATGCATATGCTAAAACGATTGGGTGCTGAGGTTCTTTTCTCTGGTCCGACTGAATGGATGGATGATTCTTTTACAGAGTACGGCCGATATGCGGCATTGGATGACCTTGTTTATGAAGCCGACGTGATTATGCTCTTACGTGTACAACATGAACGTCATGAATCTTATAATGATGCTCTGATCACCAGCTACCTAGATCAATACGGCATTAATGAATTACGTGAAAAAAATATGAAACCTTCCGCAATTTTGATGCATCCTGCACCAGTCAATCGTGATGTAGAGTTACAAAGCTCACTGGTCGAGTGCGAACGATCAAGAATCGTGGCTCAAATGTCGAATGGTGTCTTCGCCAGAATGGCGATTTTAGAAGCCATCATAGCCGGAAGAACAAAAAATAAAACAACTTTATAA
- a CDS encoding dihydroorotase, giving the protein MTIWIKNAIILTKKEDYQPIELLINGEQIQAIGSDLTPLIQDTDEVIDARGALVAPGLIDVHVHLREPGFSHKETIKTGTMAAARGGFTTVCAMPNVQPEPDTAEKMQTLQAKIARDAVVKVKQYAPITMGLRSETLTNQKELLEAGAFAFTNDGVGVQTAGTMYLAMKEAAKNNTIIVAHTEDDSLLFGGVMHEGTRNQTLGMPGILNVAEASQIARDVLLSEATGAHYHICHVSTKESVRVIRDAKRAGIHVTAEVSPHHLLLTEDDIPNDTSIYKMNPPLRGKEDRQALLDGLLDGTIDIIATDHAPHSKEEKAGGMMDSPFGIVGSETAFSLLYTHLVEKGIVSLTQLIEWMAYKPARLFNLDGGTIAVGQKADLAFFDLSTPKEIVAKDFHSLATNTPFIGWRVKGTTTMTFVDGKLVYQEGSVQ; this is encoded by the coding sequence ATGACGATCTGGATTAAAAATGCCATTATATTAACTAAAAAAGAAGACTATCAACCCATTGAACTTCTAATCAATGGAGAACAAATCCAAGCTATCGGATCAGATTTAACACCGCTTATCCAAGATACGGATGAAGTCATCGATGCTCGCGGAGCATTAGTCGCTCCCGGCTTGATTGATGTACATGTTCATTTAAGAGAACCAGGATTTTCACATAAAGAAACCATTAAGACTGGAACGATGGCAGCCGCACGTGGCGGATTTACTACAGTTTGTGCTATGCCCAATGTTCAACCAGAACCGGATACAGCTGAGAAAATGCAAACTCTTCAAGCAAAGATTGCTCGAGATGCTGTGGTAAAAGTCAAACAGTATGCACCAATCACAATGGGTCTACGTAGTGAAACATTAACCAATCAAAAAGAGTTATTAGAAGCTGGAGCATTTGCATTTACCAATGATGGAGTGGGTGTGCAGACAGCCGGTACGATGTATCTAGCTATGAAAGAAGCCGCAAAAAATAACACTATCATTGTGGCACATACCGAAGATGATTCCTTACTATTTGGTGGTGTCATGCACGAAGGCACACGCAATCAAACATTAGGAATGCCAGGAATCTTAAATGTTGCTGAAGCGAGTCAAATTGCACGTGATGTATTGCTTAGTGAAGCAACCGGTGCTCATTACCACATCTGTCATGTCTCAACAAAAGAAAGCGTAAGAGTCATTCGTGATGCAAAACGTGCGGGTATTCATGTAACGGCTGAAGTTTCACCCCACCATTTATTATTGACAGAAGATGACATTCCAAATGACACTAGTATCTATAAAATGAATCCTCCATTAAGAGGGAAAGAAGACCGCCAAGCATTGCTCGACGGTTTGTTGGATGGCACGATCGATATAATCGCAACCGATCATGCTCCACATAGCAAAGAAGAAAAAGCTGGTGGAATGATGGATTCTCCGTTTGGAATAGTAGGAAGTGAAACAGCCTTTTCTTTACTCTACACACACCTGGTAGAAAAAGGAATCGTATCACTTACTCAACTCATTGAATGGATGGCCTATAAACCAGCAAGACTTTTTAACTTAGATGGAGGAACGATTGCAGTTGGTCAAAAAGCCGACTTAGCCTTTTTCGATCTCTCAACGCCTAAAGAGATAGTAGCTAAAGACTTTCATTCTTTGGCTACGAACACACCTTTTATAGGATGGCGTGTTAAAGGAACGACCACAATGACATTCGTTGATGGAAAATTAGTTTACCAGGAGGGTTCCGTACAATGA
- a CDS encoding carbamoyl phosphate synthase small subunit yields MNRLLLLEDGSIFKGRGFGAASDATGEVVFSTGMTGYQESITDQSYNGQMLVFTYPLIGNAGINRDDYESIDPTTKAVIVKEFARVPSNWRSQMSLDEFLKNKKIPGLAGVDTRKLTRIIREHGTMRGMIIDAEDDLGHAFDQLKATVLPVNQVAQVSTTHSYVSPGKGKNVVVIDFGLKHSILNELNQRDCHVTVLPYNTSAETIISLQPDGVMLTNGPGDPTSLPHVLTMIQEIQKKFPVFGICLGHQLIALANGASTFKMKFGHRGFNHPVKEIATGRIDFTSQNHGYAVDAASIDKEKLLVTHIELNDGTVEGVKHRYHPVFSVQYHPDAAPGPHDAAHLFDQFMELMDAWKETKKNA; encoded by the coding sequence ATGAATCGATTATTGCTGCTAGAAGACGGAAGTATTTTCAAAGGAAGAGGATTTGGGGCTGCAAGTGACGCAACTGGAGAAGTCGTTTTTTCAACCGGAATGACCGGTTACCAAGAATCGATCACGGATCAGTCATATAATGGCCAAATGTTGGTCTTCACTTATCCATTGATTGGAAACGCAGGAATTAATCGTGATGATTATGAATCCATTGATCCCACTACAAAAGCAGTCATCGTTAAAGAATTTGCCCGCGTTCCTTCAAACTGGAGAAGCCAAATGAGTTTAGATGAATTTTTAAAAAATAAAAAAATTCCTGGTTTAGCTGGTGTAGATACAAGGAAGCTGACACGAATCATCCGAGAACACGGCACTATGCGCGGCATGATTATTGATGCAGAAGATGATCTTGGACATGCTTTTGATCAATTAAAAGCCACTGTGCTGCCCGTTAATCAAGTTGCTCAAGTCTCGACCACTCATTCTTATGTCAGCCCTGGAAAGGGGAAAAACGTCGTTGTCATCGATTTTGGACTGAAGCACAGTATATTGAACGAATTAAACCAACGGGATTGTCACGTAACGGTTTTACCATACAACACGAGTGCTGAAACTATAATAAGTTTACAACCAGATGGAGTCATGTTGACTAATGGACCAGGAGATCCTACATCATTGCCGCATGTATTGACCATGATTCAGGAAATTCAAAAAAAATTCCCGGTTTTCGGGATTTGTTTAGGTCACCAATTGATTGCTTTAGCAAATGGAGCCAGTACATTTAAAATGAAGTTTGGCCACCGTGGATTTAATCATCCGGTGAAAGAGATTGCAACAGGAAGAATTGATTTCACGTCACAAAATCATGGCTATGCTGTTGATGCAGCATCGATTGATAAAGAAAAACTACTTGTGACACATATCGAATTGAATGACGGAACAGTAGAAGGCGTCAAGCACCGCTATCATCCAGTCTTCAGTGTCCAATATCATCCAGATGCAGCACCTGGGCCACATGATGCAGCTCACTTATTTGATCAATTTATGGAATTAATGGATGCTTGGAAGGAGACAAAAAAGAATGCCTAA